Proteins encoded within one genomic window of Glycine soja cultivar W05 chromosome 1, ASM419377v2, whole genome shotgun sequence:
- the LOC114414074 gene encoding protein decapping 5-like isoform X1, with amino-acid sequence MASETASRSSSAADSYIGSLISLTSKSEIRYEGILYNINTEESSIGLRNVRSFGTEGRKKDGPQIPPGDKVYEYILFRGTDIKDLQVKSSPPVQPIPQVNNDPAIIQSHYPHPVSTSTSLPSAVSGSLTDPSSHTTQLGLPGANFQGPLPLYQPGGNIGSWGASPPAPNANGGRLAMPPMYWQGYYGAPNGLPQLHQQSLLQPPPGLSMPSSMQQPMQYPNFTPSLPNVSSNLPELPSSLLPVSASIPSITSASLPPAPSALAPAPSALPPAPSSLSSASSALSSVPSVTLASEILPVSVTNKAPIVSTSAAMLASNLLSLTISGPDINAIVPPISRKLHAISGSSLPYQTVSQLSSTVLGSSTSIHTETSAPSLVTPGQLLQPGPSIVSSAQPSQAPHKDVEVVQVSSTSSPEPSVPVSAETQPPILPLPVTSRPSYRPGGAPSQTHHGYNYRGRGRGRGTGGLHPVTKFTEDFDFMAMNEKFKKDEVWGHLGKSKSHSKEKDGEENAFDEDYQDEDNDDVSNIEVKQPIYNKDDFFDSLSSNVHGNASQNGRTRYSEQIKIDTETFGDFVRHRGGRGGRGGRTRGGYYGRGGYGYNGRGRGRGMPSRNL; translated from the exons ATGGCGTCTGAGACCGCTTCTCGGTCGAGTTCCGCGGCTGATTCGTACATTGGGAGCTTGATAAGCTTGACCTCTAAGAGTGAGATCAGATACGAAGGCATTCTCTACAACATCAACACCGAAGAGTCCAGTATTGGCCTCAGAAATG TGCGATCTTTTGGAacagaaggaagaaaaaaggatGGCCCACAAATTCCTCCAGGTGACAAGGTTTATGAGTATATACTTTTCCGTGGGACTGACATCAAG GATTTACAGGTTAAATCTTCTCCACCCGTCCAGCCTATTCCACAAGTCAACAATGACCCAGCTATTATTCAG TCTCACTATCCTCACCCGGTCTCTACATCTACAAGTTTGCCTTCTGCTGTAAGTGGATCTTTGACTGATCCTAGCTCTCATACCACACAGCTTGGACTTCCTGGGGCAAATTTTCAAGGGCCCTTGCCTTTGTATCAACCTGGAGGGAACATAGGATCGTGGGGAGCTTCTCCACCTGCTCCTAATGCAAATGGTGGTAGGCTTGCTATGCCACCAATGTATTGGCAAGGATATTATGGTGCTCCAAATGGGCTTCCTCAATTACACCAGCAATCTTTGCTTCAACCACCACCTGGTTTATCAATGCCTTCATCTATGCAGCAGCCAATGCAGTATCCCAATTTCACCCCCTCTTTGCCTAATGTATCTTCTAATTTGCCTGAATTACCATCATCTTTGCTGCCTGTGAGTGCCAGTATCCCTAGTATAACATCTGCTTCCTTGCCTCCAGCACCTTCTGCTTTGGCTCCTGCTCCATCAGCTTTGCCTCCTGCACCATCTTCTCTATCTTCTGCATCTTCTGCTTTATCTTCTGTACCTTCTGTAACACTTGCTTCTGAAATTTTGCCAGTATCAGTAACAAATAAGGCACCCATTGTTTCAACTTCAGCAGCCATGTTAGCTTCCAACTTACTATCACTGACCATTTCTGGTCCAGATATAAATGCTATAGTGCCACCCATCTCCAGAAAACTGCATGCAATTTCAGGTTCAAGCTTGCCCTATCAAACTGTATCCCAGTTGTCTTCCACAGTTTTGGGATCATCAACTTCTATCCATACAGAAACATCAGCACCTTCTCTCGTAACCCCAGGTCAATTATTGCAGCCTGGACCAAGTATAGTTTCTTCAGCTCAGCCTTCACAAGCACCTCATAAGGATGTTGAAGTGGTTCAGGTATCTTCAACATCATCTCCTGAGCCATCTGTGCCAGTTTCTGCTGAAACTCAACCACCAATACTGCCATTGCCAGTAACATCACGGCCCAGTTACAGG ccCGGTGGAGCTCCTAGCCAAACTCATCATGGCTATAATTATAGAGGACGTGGAAGAGGAAGGGGAACTGGG GGTTTACACCCAGTCACAAAATTCACTGAGGATTTTGATTTCATGGCAATGAATGAGAAGTTCAAAAAGGATGAAGTATGGGGCCATCTTGGTAAAAGTAAGTctcattcaaaagaaaaagatgggGAAGAAAATGCCTTTGATGAAGATTACCAAGATGAAGACAATGACGATGTATCAAACATTGAGGTTAAG CAGCCTATTTATAACAAGGATGACTTCTTTGACTCGCTCTCTTCCAACGTGCATGGTAATGCTTCACAGAATGGAAGGACTAGATACTCTGAACAAATCAAGATTGATACTGAG ACGTTTGGCGATTTTGTGAGGCACCGTGGTGGTCGTGGGGGCCGTGGTGGACGTACCCGAGGTGGTTATTATGGAAGAGGAGGGTATGGCTATAATGGACGAGGGAGGGGACGTGGCATGCCCAGTCGCAATTTGTAG
- the LOC114414074 gene encoding protein decapping 5-like isoform X2 — MASETASRSSSAADSYIGSLISLTSKSEIRYEGILYNINTEESSIGLRNVRSFGTEGRKKDGPQIPPGDKVYEYILFRGTDIKDLQVKSSPPVQPIPQVNNDPAIIQSHYPHPVSTSTSLPSAVSGSLTDPSSHTTQLGLPGANFQGPLPLYQPGGNIGSWGASPPAPNANGGRLAMPPMYWQGYYGAPNGLPQLHQQSLLQPPPGLSMPSSMQQPMQYPNFTPSLPNVSSNLPELPSSLLPVSASIPSITSASLPPAPSALAPAPSALPPAPSSLSSASSALSSVPSVTLASEILPVSVTNKAPIVSTSAAMLASNLLSLTISGPDINAIVPPISRKLHAISGSSLPYQTVSQLSSTVLGSSTSIHTETSAPSLVTPGQLLQPGPSIVSSAQPSQAPHKDVEVVQVSSTSSPEPSVPVSAETQPPILPLPVTSRPSYRPGGAPSQTHHGYNYRGRGRGRGTGGLHPVTKFTEDFDFMAMNEKFKKDEVWGHLGKSKSHSKEKDGEENAFDEDYQDEDNDDVSNIEVKPIYNKDDFFDSLSSNVHGNASQNGRTRYSEQIKIDTETFGDFVRHRGGRGGRGGRTRGGYYGRGGYGYNGRGRGRGMPSRNL, encoded by the exons ATGGCGTCTGAGACCGCTTCTCGGTCGAGTTCCGCGGCTGATTCGTACATTGGGAGCTTGATAAGCTTGACCTCTAAGAGTGAGATCAGATACGAAGGCATTCTCTACAACATCAACACCGAAGAGTCCAGTATTGGCCTCAGAAATG TGCGATCTTTTGGAacagaaggaagaaaaaaggatGGCCCACAAATTCCTCCAGGTGACAAGGTTTATGAGTATATACTTTTCCGTGGGACTGACATCAAG GATTTACAGGTTAAATCTTCTCCACCCGTCCAGCCTATTCCACAAGTCAACAATGACCCAGCTATTATTCAG TCTCACTATCCTCACCCGGTCTCTACATCTACAAGTTTGCCTTCTGCTGTAAGTGGATCTTTGACTGATCCTAGCTCTCATACCACACAGCTTGGACTTCCTGGGGCAAATTTTCAAGGGCCCTTGCCTTTGTATCAACCTGGAGGGAACATAGGATCGTGGGGAGCTTCTCCACCTGCTCCTAATGCAAATGGTGGTAGGCTTGCTATGCCACCAATGTATTGGCAAGGATATTATGGTGCTCCAAATGGGCTTCCTCAATTACACCAGCAATCTTTGCTTCAACCACCACCTGGTTTATCAATGCCTTCATCTATGCAGCAGCCAATGCAGTATCCCAATTTCACCCCCTCTTTGCCTAATGTATCTTCTAATTTGCCTGAATTACCATCATCTTTGCTGCCTGTGAGTGCCAGTATCCCTAGTATAACATCTGCTTCCTTGCCTCCAGCACCTTCTGCTTTGGCTCCTGCTCCATCAGCTTTGCCTCCTGCACCATCTTCTCTATCTTCTGCATCTTCTGCTTTATCTTCTGTACCTTCTGTAACACTTGCTTCTGAAATTTTGCCAGTATCAGTAACAAATAAGGCACCCATTGTTTCAACTTCAGCAGCCATGTTAGCTTCCAACTTACTATCACTGACCATTTCTGGTCCAGATATAAATGCTATAGTGCCACCCATCTCCAGAAAACTGCATGCAATTTCAGGTTCAAGCTTGCCCTATCAAACTGTATCCCAGTTGTCTTCCACAGTTTTGGGATCATCAACTTCTATCCATACAGAAACATCAGCACCTTCTCTCGTAACCCCAGGTCAATTATTGCAGCCTGGACCAAGTATAGTTTCTTCAGCTCAGCCTTCACAAGCACCTCATAAGGATGTTGAAGTGGTTCAGGTATCTTCAACATCATCTCCTGAGCCATCTGTGCCAGTTTCTGCTGAAACTCAACCACCAATACTGCCATTGCCAGTAACATCACGGCCCAGTTACAGG ccCGGTGGAGCTCCTAGCCAAACTCATCATGGCTATAATTATAGAGGACGTGGAAGAGGAAGGGGAACTGGG GGTTTACACCCAGTCACAAAATTCACTGAGGATTTTGATTTCATGGCAATGAATGAGAAGTTCAAAAAGGATGAAGTATGGGGCCATCTTGGTAAAAGTAAGTctcattcaaaagaaaaagatgggGAAGAAAATGCCTTTGATGAAGATTACCAAGATGAAGACAATGACGATGTATCAAACATTGAGGTTAAG CCTATTTATAACAAGGATGACTTCTTTGACTCGCTCTCTTCCAACGTGCATGGTAATGCTTCACAGAATGGAAGGACTAGATACTCTGAACAAATCAAGATTGATACTGAG ACGTTTGGCGATTTTGTGAGGCACCGTGGTGGTCGTGGGGGCCGTGGTGGACGTACCCGAGGTGGTTATTATGGAAGAGGAGGGTATGGCTATAATGGACGAGGGAGGGGACGTGGCATGCCCAGTCGCAATTTGTAG